In Tamandua tetradactyla isolate mTamTet1 chromosome 7, mTamTet1.pri, whole genome shotgun sequence, the following are encoded in one genomic region:
- the ZNF384 gene encoding zinc finger protein 384 isoform X8 produces MEESHFNSNPYFWPSIPTVSGQIENTMFINKMKDQLLPEKGCGLAPPHYPTLLTVPASVSLPSAISMDTESKPDQLTPHSQASVTQNITVVPVPSTGLMTAGPGLVITSPSGSLVTTASSAQTFPISAPMIVSALPPGSQALQVVPDLSKKVASTLTEEGGGGGGGGGTVAPKPPRGRKKKRMLESGLPEMNDPYVLSPEDDDDHQKDGKTYRCRMCSLTFYSKSEMQIHSKSHTETKPHKCPHCSKTFANSSYLAQHIRIHSGAKPYSCNFCEKSFRQLSHLQQHTRIHTGDRPYKCAHPGCEKAFTQLSNLQSHRRQHNKDKPFKCHNCHRAYTDAASLEVHLSTHTVKHAKVYTCTICSRAYTSETYLMKHMRKHNPPDLQQQVQAAAAAAAVAQAQAQAQAQAQAQAQAQAQAQAQAQAQAQAQAQAQAQAQAQAQAQVQASQASQPQQQQQQPQPPHFQSPGATPQGGGGGDSNPNPPPQCSFDLTPYKTAEHHKDICLTVTTSTIQVEHLASS; encoded by the exons ATGGAAGAATCTCACTTCAATTCTAACCCATACTTCTGGCCTTCTATCCCCACAGTCTCGGGACAG aTCGAGAACACAATGTTCATCAACAAGATGAAGGACCAGCTGTTGCCAGAGAAGGGCTGTGGGCTGGCTCCACCTCACTACCCCACCTTGCTGACAGTGCCTGCCTCAGTATCCCTGCCCTCAGCCATCAGTATGGACACAGAGTCCAAGCCAGATCAGCTGACCCCACACAGCCAGGCGTCCGTTACCCAGAATATCACGGTGGTCCCTGTGCCGTCTACAGGGCTGATGACTGCTG GTCCAGGTTTGGTAATCACGTCCCCCTCAGGCTCTCTTGTGACCACAGCCTCATCAGCTCAGACCTTCCCCATTTCGGCTCCCATGATTGTCTCAGCTCTTCCCCCTGGCTCACAAGCCCTGCAGGTGGTCCCTGACCTTTCCAAGAAGGTAGCATCAACTCTgacagaggaaggaggaggaggtggtggtggtggtggcactGTGGCTCCTAAGCCCCCCCGGGGCCGGAAGAAGAAGCGGATGCTGGAGTCAGGGCTACCTGAGATGAATGACCCTTATGTCCTCTCCCCCGAGGATGATGATGACCATCAGAAAGACGGCAAGACCTACAG GTGCCGGATGTGCTCACTGACATTCTACTCAAAGTCGGAGATGCAGATCCACTCCAAGTCCCACACCGAGACCAAGCCCCACAAGTGCCCGCATTGCTCCAAGACCTTCGCCAACAGCTCCTATCTGGCCCAGCACATCCGTATCCACTCAGGGGCCAAGCCATACAGTTGTAACTTCTGTGAGAAATCGTTCCGCCAGCTCTCCCACCTTCAGCAGCACACCCG AATCCACACCGGTGATAGACCATACAAATGTGCACACCCAGGCTGTGAGAAAGCCTTTACACAGCTCTCCAATCTGCAG TCCCACAGACGGCAGCACAACAAAGATAAACCCTTCAAGTGCCATAACTGTCATCGGGCGTACACAGACGCAGCCTCACTTGAGGTACACCTATCTACGCACACGGTGAAGCATGCCAAGGTGTATACCTGCACCATCTGTAGCAGGGCATATACGTCG GAAACATACCTTATGAAACATATGCGCAAACACAACCCTCCTGATCTCCAGCAACAAGTGCAGGCAGCGGCGGCAGCGGCAGCAGTGGCCCAAGCCCAGGCTCAAGCCCAGGCTCAGGCCCAGGCTCAGGCTCAGGCTCAGGCTCAAGCTCAAGCTCAAGCCCAAGCCCAAGCCCAAGCCCAAGCCCAAGCCCAAGCTCAAGCTCAAGCTCAAGCCCAAGCCCAGGTCCAGGCCTCCCAAGCATCgcagccacagcagcagcagcagcagccacagcCACCACACTTCCAGTCCCCTGGGGCAACcccccagggtgggggtgggggggatagcAACCCAAACCCTCCACCCCAGTGTTCCTTTGACCTGACGCCCTATAAGACGGCGGAGCATCATAAGGACATCTGCCTCACTGTCACCACCAGCACCATCCAGGTGGAGCACCTGGCCAGCTCTTAG
- the ZNF384 gene encoding zinc finger protein 384 isoform X6: MEESHFNSNPYFWPSIPTVSGQIENTMFINKMKDQLLPEKGCGLAPPHYPTLLTVPASVSLPSAISMDTESKPDQLTPHSQASVTQNITVVPVPSTGLMTAGPGLVITSPSGSLVTTASSAQTFPISAPMIVSALPPGSQALQVVPDLSKKVASTLTEEGGGGGGGGGTVAPKPPRGRKKKRMLESGLPEMNDPYVLSPEDDDDHQKDGKTYRSEGNCGTGNGQSLGLMDSVPGSTTNLLCDPGCRMCSLTFYSKSEMQIHSKSHTETKPHKCPHCSKTFANSSYLAQHIRIHSGAKPYSCNFCEKSFRQLSHLQQHTRIHTGDRPYKCAHPGCEKAFTQLSNLQSHRRQHNKDKPFKCHNCHRAYTDAASLEVHLSTHTVKHAKVYTCTICSRAYTSETYLMKHMRKHNPPDLQQQVQAAAAAAAVAQAQAQAQAQAQAQAQAQAQAQAQAQAQAQAQAQAQAQAQAQAQAQVQASQASQPQQQQQQPQPPHFQSPGATPQGGGGGDSNPNPPPQCSFDLTPYKTAEHHKDICLTVTTSTIQVEHLASS, translated from the exons ATGGAAGAATCTCACTTCAATTCTAACCCATACTTCTGGCCTTCTATCCCCACAGTCTCGGGACAG aTCGAGAACACAATGTTCATCAACAAGATGAAGGACCAGCTGTTGCCAGAGAAGGGCTGTGGGCTGGCTCCACCTCACTACCCCACCTTGCTGACAGTGCCTGCCTCAGTATCCCTGCCCTCAGCCATCAGTATGGACACAGAGTCCAAGCCAGATCAGCTGACCCCACACAGCCAGGCGTCCGTTACCCAGAATATCACGGTGGTCCCTGTGCCGTCTACAGGGCTGATGACTGCTG GTCCAGGTTTGGTAATCACGTCCCCCTCAGGCTCTCTTGTGACCACAGCCTCATCAGCTCAGACCTTCCCCATTTCGGCTCCCATGATTGTCTCAGCTCTTCCCCCTGGCTCACAAGCCCTGCAGGTGGTCCCTGACCTTTCCAAGAAGGTAGCATCAACTCTgacagaggaaggaggaggaggtggtggtggtggtggcactGTGGCTCCTAAGCCCCCCCGGGGCCGGAAGAAGAAGCGGATGCTGGAGTCAGGGCTACCTGAGATGAATGACCCTTATGTCCTCTCCCCCGAGGATGATGATGACCATCAGAAAGACGGCAAGACCTACAG GAGCGAAGGGAACTGCGGCACAGGAAATGGACAGAGCCTTGGGCTCATGGATTCAGTTCCTGGCTCCACCACgaacttgctgtgtgaccctgg GTGCCGGATGTGCTCACTGACATTCTACTCAAAGTCGGAGATGCAGATCCACTCCAAGTCCCACACCGAGACCAAGCCCCACAAGTGCCCGCATTGCTCCAAGACCTTCGCCAACAGCTCCTATCTGGCCCAGCACATCCGTATCCACTCAGGGGCCAAGCCATACAGTTGTAACTTCTGTGAGAAATCGTTCCGCCAGCTCTCCCACCTTCAGCAGCACACCCG AATCCACACCGGTGATAGACCATACAAATGTGCACACCCAGGCTGTGAGAAAGCCTTTACACAGCTCTCCAATCTGCAG TCCCACAGACGGCAGCACAACAAAGATAAACCCTTCAAGTGCCATAACTGTCATCGGGCGTACACAGACGCAGCCTCACTTGAGGTACACCTATCTACGCACACGGTGAAGCATGCCAAGGTGTATACCTGCACCATCTGTAGCAGGGCATATACGTCG GAAACATACCTTATGAAACATATGCGCAAACACAACCCTCCTGATCTCCAGCAACAAGTGCAGGCAGCGGCGGCAGCGGCAGCAGTGGCCCAAGCCCAGGCTCAAGCCCAGGCTCAGGCCCAGGCTCAGGCTCAGGCTCAGGCTCAAGCTCAAGCTCAAGCCCAAGCCCAAGCCCAAGCCCAAGCCCAAGCCCAAGCTCAAGCTCAAGCTCAAGCCCAAGCCCAGGTCCAGGCCTCCCAAGCATCgcagccacagcagcagcagcagcagccacagcCACCACACTTCCAGTCCCCTGGGGCAACcccccagggtgggggtgggggggatagcAACCCAAACCCTCCACCCCAGTGTTCCTTTGACCTGACGCCCTATAAGACGGCGGAGCATCATAAGGACATCTGCCTCACTGTCACCACCAGCACCATCCAGGTGGAGCACCTGGCCAGCTCTTAG
- the ZNF384 gene encoding zinc finger protein 384 isoform X5, with amino-acid sequence MEESHFNSNPYFWPSIPTVSGQIENTMFINKMKDQLLPEKGCGLAPPHYPTLLTVPASVSLPSAISMDTESKPDQLTPHSQASVTQNITVVPVPSTGLMTAGVSCSQRWRREGSQSRGPGLVITSPSGSLVTTASSAQTFPISAPMIVSALPPGSQALQVVPDLSKKVASTLTEEGGGGGGGGGTVAPKPPRGRKKKRMLESGLPEMNDPYVLSPEDDDDHQKDGKTYRSEGNCGTGNGQSLGLMDSVPGSTTNLLCDPGCRMCSLTFYSKSEMQIHSKSHTETKPHKCPHCSKTFANSSYLAQHIRIHSGAKPYSCNFCEKSFRQLSHLQQHTRIHTGDRPYKCAHPGCEKAFTQLSNLQSHRRQHNKDKPFKCHNCHRAYTDAASLEVHLSTHTVKHAKVYTCTICSRAYTSETYLMKHMRKHNPPDLQQQVQAAAAAAAVAQAQAQAQAQAQAQAQAQAQAQAQAQAQAQAQAQAQAQAQAQAQAQVQASQASQPQQQQQQPQPPHFQSPGATPQGGGGGDSNPNPPPQCSFDLTPYKTAEHHKDICLTVTTSTIQVEHLASS; translated from the exons ATGGAAGAATCTCACTTCAATTCTAACCCATACTTCTGGCCTTCTATCCCCACAGTCTCGGGACAG aTCGAGAACACAATGTTCATCAACAAGATGAAGGACCAGCTGTTGCCAGAGAAGGGCTGTGGGCTGGCTCCACCTCACTACCCCACCTTGCTGACAGTGCCTGCCTCAGTATCCCTGCCCTCAGCCATCAGTATGGACACAGAGTCCAAGCCAGATCAGCTGACCCCACACAGCCAGGCGTCCGTTACCCAGAATATCACGGTGGTCCCTGTGCCGTCTACAGGGCTGATGACTGCTG GAGTCTCCTGTTCTCAGaggtggagaagagaagggagtcaATCAAGGG GTCCAGGTTTGGTAATCACGTCCCCCTCAGGCTCTCTTGTGACCACAGCCTCATCAGCTCAGACCTTCCCCATTTCGGCTCCCATGATTGTCTCAGCTCTTCCCCCTGGCTCACAAGCCCTGCAGGTGGTCCCTGACCTTTCCAAGAAGGTAGCATCAACTCTgacagaggaaggaggaggaggtggtggtggtggtggcactGTGGCTCCTAAGCCCCCCCGGGGCCGGAAGAAGAAGCGGATGCTGGAGTCAGGGCTACCTGAGATGAATGACCCTTATGTCCTCTCCCCCGAGGATGATGATGACCATCAGAAAGACGGCAAGACCTACAG GAGCGAAGGGAACTGCGGCACAGGAAATGGACAGAGCCTTGGGCTCATGGATTCAGTTCCTGGCTCCACCACgaacttgctgtgtgaccctgg GTGCCGGATGTGCTCACTGACATTCTACTCAAAGTCGGAGATGCAGATCCACTCCAAGTCCCACACCGAGACCAAGCCCCACAAGTGCCCGCATTGCTCCAAGACCTTCGCCAACAGCTCCTATCTGGCCCAGCACATCCGTATCCACTCAGGGGCCAAGCCATACAGTTGTAACTTCTGTGAGAAATCGTTCCGCCAGCTCTCCCACCTTCAGCAGCACACCCG AATCCACACCGGTGATAGACCATACAAATGTGCACACCCAGGCTGTGAGAAAGCCTTTACACAGCTCTCCAATCTGCAG TCCCACAGACGGCAGCACAACAAAGATAAACCCTTCAAGTGCCATAACTGTCATCGGGCGTACACAGACGCAGCCTCACTTGAGGTACACCTATCTACGCACACGGTGAAGCATGCCAAGGTGTATACCTGCACCATCTGTAGCAGGGCATATACGTCG GAAACATACCTTATGAAACATATGCGCAAACACAACCCTCCTGATCTCCAGCAACAAGTGCAGGCAGCGGCGGCAGCGGCAGCAGTGGCCCAAGCCCAGGCTCAAGCCCAGGCTCAGGCCCAGGCTCAGGCTCAGGCTCAGGCTCAAGCTCAAGCTCAAGCCCAAGCCCAAGCCCAAGCCCAAGCCCAAGCCCAAGCTCAAGCTCAAGCTCAAGCCCAAGCCCAGGTCCAGGCCTCCCAAGCATCgcagccacagcagcagcagcagcagccacagcCACCACACTTCCAGTCCCCTGGGGCAACcccccagggtgggggtgggggggatagcAACCCAAACCCTCCACCCCAGTGTTCCTTTGACCTGACGCCCTATAAGACGGCGGAGCATCATAAGGACATCTGCCTCACTGTCACCACCAGCACCATCCAGGTGGAGCACCTGGCCAGCTCTTAG
- the ZNF384 gene encoding zinc finger protein 384 isoform X1, with protein MEESHFNSNPYFWPSIPTVSGQIENTMFINKMKDQLLPEKGCGLAPPHYPTLLTVPASVSLPSAISMDTESKPDQLTPHSQASVTQNITVVPVPSTGLMTAGVSCSQRWRREGSQSRGPGLVITSPSGSLVTTASSAQTFPISAPMIVSALPPGSQALQVVPDLSKKVASTLTEEGGGGGGGGGTVAPKPPRGRKKKRMLESGLPEMNDPYVLSPEDDDDHQKDGKTYRSEGNCGTGNGQSLGLMDSVPGSTTNLLCDPGCRMCSLTFYSKSEMQIHSKSHTETKPHKCPHCSKTFANSSYLAQHIRIHSGAKPYSCNFCEKSFRQLSHLQQHTRIHSKMHTETIKPHKCPHCSKTFANTSYLAQHLRIHSGAKPYNCSYCQKAFRQLSHLQQHTRIHTGDRPYKCAHPGCEKAFTQLSNLQSHRRQHNKDKPFKCHNCHRAYTDAASLEVHLSTHTVKHAKVYTCTICSRAYTSETYLMKHMRKHNPPDLQQQVQAAAAAAAVAQAQAQAQAQAQAQAQAQAQAQAQAQAQAQAQAQAQAQAQAQAQAQVQASQASQPQQQQQQPQPPHFQSPGATPQGGGGGDSNPNPPPQCSFDLTPYKTAEHHKDICLTVTTSTIQVEHLASS; from the exons ATGGAAGAATCTCACTTCAATTCTAACCCATACTTCTGGCCTTCTATCCCCACAGTCTCGGGACAG aTCGAGAACACAATGTTCATCAACAAGATGAAGGACCAGCTGTTGCCAGAGAAGGGCTGTGGGCTGGCTCCACCTCACTACCCCACCTTGCTGACAGTGCCTGCCTCAGTATCCCTGCCCTCAGCCATCAGTATGGACACAGAGTCCAAGCCAGATCAGCTGACCCCACACAGCCAGGCGTCCGTTACCCAGAATATCACGGTGGTCCCTGTGCCGTCTACAGGGCTGATGACTGCTG GAGTCTCCTGTTCTCAGaggtggagaagagaagggagtcaATCAAGGG GTCCAGGTTTGGTAATCACGTCCCCCTCAGGCTCTCTTGTGACCACAGCCTCATCAGCTCAGACCTTCCCCATTTCGGCTCCCATGATTGTCTCAGCTCTTCCCCCTGGCTCACAAGCCCTGCAGGTGGTCCCTGACCTTTCCAAGAAGGTAGCATCAACTCTgacagaggaaggaggaggaggtggtggtggtggtggcactGTGGCTCCTAAGCCCCCCCGGGGCCGGAAGAAGAAGCGGATGCTGGAGTCAGGGCTACCTGAGATGAATGACCCTTATGTCCTCTCCCCCGAGGATGATGATGACCATCAGAAAGACGGCAAGACCTACAG GAGCGAAGGGAACTGCGGCACAGGAAATGGACAGAGCCTTGGGCTCATGGATTCAGTTCCTGGCTCCACCACgaacttgctgtgtgaccctgg GTGCCGGATGTGCTCACTGACATTCTACTCAAAGTCGGAGATGCAGATCCACTCCAAGTCCCACACCGAGACCAAGCCCCACAAGTGCCCGCATTGCTCCAAGACCTTCGCCAACAGCTCCTATCTGGCCCAGCACATCCGTATCCACTCAGGGGCCAAGCCATACAGTTGTAACTTCTGTGAGAAATCGTTCCGCCAGCTCTCCCACCTTCAGCAGCACACCCG GATCCACTCCAAGATGCACACGGAGACCATCAAGCCTCACAAGTGCCCGCACTGCTCCAAGACCTTCGCCAACACTTCCTACCTGGCCCAGCACCTCCGAATCCACTCGGGGGCTAAGCCCTACAACTGTTCCTACTGCCAGAAGGCCTTCCGCCAGCTCTCCCACCTCCAGCAGCACACACG AATCCACACCGGTGATAGACCATACAAATGTGCACACCCAGGCTGTGAGAAAGCCTTTACACAGCTCTCCAATCTGCAG TCCCACAGACGGCAGCACAACAAAGATAAACCCTTCAAGTGCCATAACTGTCATCGGGCGTACACAGACGCAGCCTCACTTGAGGTACACCTATCTACGCACACGGTGAAGCATGCCAAGGTGTATACCTGCACCATCTGTAGCAGGGCATATACGTCG GAAACATACCTTATGAAACATATGCGCAAACACAACCCTCCTGATCTCCAGCAACAAGTGCAGGCAGCGGCGGCAGCGGCAGCAGTGGCCCAAGCCCAGGCTCAAGCCCAGGCTCAGGCCCAGGCTCAGGCTCAGGCTCAGGCTCAAGCTCAAGCTCAAGCCCAAGCCCAAGCCCAAGCCCAAGCCCAAGCCCAAGCTCAAGCTCAAGCTCAAGCCCAAGCCCAGGTCCAGGCCTCCCAAGCATCgcagccacagcagcagcagcagcagccacagcCACCACACTTCCAGTCCCCTGGGGCAACcccccagggtgggggtgggggggatagcAACCCAAACCCTCCACCCCAGTGTTCCTTTGACCTGACGCCCTATAAGACGGCGGAGCATCATAAGGACATCTGCCTCACTGTCACCACCAGCACCATCCAGGTGGAGCACCTGGCCAGCTCTTAG
- the ZNF384 gene encoding zinc finger protein 384 isoform X7 has product MEESHFNSNPYFWPSIPTVSGQIENTMFINKMKDQLLPEKGCGLAPPHYPTLLTVPASVSLPSAISMDTESKPDQLTPHSQASVTQNITVVPVPSTGLMTAGVSCSQRWRREGSQSRGPGLVITSPSGSLVTTASSAQTFPISAPMIVSALPPGSQALQVVPDLSKKVASTLTEEGGGGGGGGGTVAPKPPRGRKKKRMLESGLPEMNDPYVLSPEDDDDHQKDGKTYRCRMCSLTFYSKSEMQIHSKSHTETKPHKCPHCSKTFANSSYLAQHIRIHSGAKPYSCNFCEKSFRQLSHLQQHTRIHTGDRPYKCAHPGCEKAFTQLSNLQSHRRQHNKDKPFKCHNCHRAYTDAASLEVHLSTHTVKHAKVYTCTICSRAYTSETYLMKHMRKHNPPDLQQQVQAAAAAAAVAQAQAQAQAQAQAQAQAQAQAQAQAQAQAQAQAQAQAQAQAQAQAQVQASQASQPQQQQQQPQPPHFQSPGATPQGGGGGDSNPNPPPQCSFDLTPYKTAEHHKDICLTVTTSTIQVEHLASS; this is encoded by the exons ATGGAAGAATCTCACTTCAATTCTAACCCATACTTCTGGCCTTCTATCCCCACAGTCTCGGGACAG aTCGAGAACACAATGTTCATCAACAAGATGAAGGACCAGCTGTTGCCAGAGAAGGGCTGTGGGCTGGCTCCACCTCACTACCCCACCTTGCTGACAGTGCCTGCCTCAGTATCCCTGCCCTCAGCCATCAGTATGGACACAGAGTCCAAGCCAGATCAGCTGACCCCACACAGCCAGGCGTCCGTTACCCAGAATATCACGGTGGTCCCTGTGCCGTCTACAGGGCTGATGACTGCTG GAGTCTCCTGTTCTCAGaggtggagaagagaagggagtcaATCAAGGG GTCCAGGTTTGGTAATCACGTCCCCCTCAGGCTCTCTTGTGACCACAGCCTCATCAGCTCAGACCTTCCCCATTTCGGCTCCCATGATTGTCTCAGCTCTTCCCCCTGGCTCACAAGCCCTGCAGGTGGTCCCTGACCTTTCCAAGAAGGTAGCATCAACTCTgacagaggaaggaggaggaggtggtggtggtggtggcactGTGGCTCCTAAGCCCCCCCGGGGCCGGAAGAAGAAGCGGATGCTGGAGTCAGGGCTACCTGAGATGAATGACCCTTATGTCCTCTCCCCCGAGGATGATGATGACCATCAGAAAGACGGCAAGACCTACAG GTGCCGGATGTGCTCACTGACATTCTACTCAAAGTCGGAGATGCAGATCCACTCCAAGTCCCACACCGAGACCAAGCCCCACAAGTGCCCGCATTGCTCCAAGACCTTCGCCAACAGCTCCTATCTGGCCCAGCACATCCGTATCCACTCAGGGGCCAAGCCATACAGTTGTAACTTCTGTGAGAAATCGTTCCGCCAGCTCTCCCACCTTCAGCAGCACACCCG AATCCACACCGGTGATAGACCATACAAATGTGCACACCCAGGCTGTGAGAAAGCCTTTACACAGCTCTCCAATCTGCAG TCCCACAGACGGCAGCACAACAAAGATAAACCCTTCAAGTGCCATAACTGTCATCGGGCGTACACAGACGCAGCCTCACTTGAGGTACACCTATCTACGCACACGGTGAAGCATGCCAAGGTGTATACCTGCACCATCTGTAGCAGGGCATATACGTCG GAAACATACCTTATGAAACATATGCGCAAACACAACCCTCCTGATCTCCAGCAACAAGTGCAGGCAGCGGCGGCAGCGGCAGCAGTGGCCCAAGCCCAGGCTCAAGCCCAGGCTCAGGCCCAGGCTCAGGCTCAGGCTCAGGCTCAAGCTCAAGCTCAAGCCCAAGCCCAAGCCCAAGCCCAAGCCCAAGCCCAAGCTCAAGCTCAAGCTCAAGCCCAAGCCCAGGTCCAGGCCTCCCAAGCATCgcagccacagcagcagcagcagcagccacagcCACCACACTTCCAGTCCCCTGGGGCAACcccccagggtgggggtgggggggatagcAACCCAAACCCTCCACCCCAGTGTTCCTTTGACCTGACGCCCTATAAGACGGCGGAGCATCATAAGGACATCTGCCTCACTGTCACCACCAGCACCATCCAGGTGGAGCACCTGGCCAGCTCTTAG
- the ZNF384 gene encoding zinc finger protein 384 isoform X3 → MEESHFNSNPYFWPSIPTVSGQIENTMFINKMKDQLLPEKGCGLAPPHYPTLLTVPASVSLPSAISMDTESKPDQLTPHSQASVTQNITVVPVPSTGLMTAGVSCSQRWRREGSQSRGPGLVITSPSGSLVTTASSAQTFPISAPMIVSALPPGSQALQVVPDLSKKVASTLTEEGGGGGGGGGTVAPKPPRGRKKKRMLESGLPEMNDPYVLSPEDDDDHQKDGKTYRCRMCSLTFYSKSEMQIHSKSHTETKPHKCPHCSKTFANSSYLAQHIRIHSGAKPYSCNFCEKSFRQLSHLQQHTRIHSKMHTETIKPHKCPHCSKTFANTSYLAQHLRIHSGAKPYNCSYCQKAFRQLSHLQQHTRIHTGDRPYKCAHPGCEKAFTQLSNLQSHRRQHNKDKPFKCHNCHRAYTDAASLEVHLSTHTVKHAKVYTCTICSRAYTSETYLMKHMRKHNPPDLQQQVQAAAAAAAVAQAQAQAQAQAQAQAQAQAQAQAQAQAQAQAQAQAQAQAQAQAQAQVQASQASQPQQQQQQPQPPHFQSPGATPQGGGGGDSNPNPPPQCSFDLTPYKTAEHHKDICLTVTTSTIQVEHLASS, encoded by the exons ATGGAAGAATCTCACTTCAATTCTAACCCATACTTCTGGCCTTCTATCCCCACAGTCTCGGGACAG aTCGAGAACACAATGTTCATCAACAAGATGAAGGACCAGCTGTTGCCAGAGAAGGGCTGTGGGCTGGCTCCACCTCACTACCCCACCTTGCTGACAGTGCCTGCCTCAGTATCCCTGCCCTCAGCCATCAGTATGGACACAGAGTCCAAGCCAGATCAGCTGACCCCACACAGCCAGGCGTCCGTTACCCAGAATATCACGGTGGTCCCTGTGCCGTCTACAGGGCTGATGACTGCTG GAGTCTCCTGTTCTCAGaggtggagaagagaagggagtcaATCAAGGG GTCCAGGTTTGGTAATCACGTCCCCCTCAGGCTCTCTTGTGACCACAGCCTCATCAGCTCAGACCTTCCCCATTTCGGCTCCCATGATTGTCTCAGCTCTTCCCCCTGGCTCACAAGCCCTGCAGGTGGTCCCTGACCTTTCCAAGAAGGTAGCATCAACTCTgacagaggaaggaggaggaggtggtggtggtggtggcactGTGGCTCCTAAGCCCCCCCGGGGCCGGAAGAAGAAGCGGATGCTGGAGTCAGGGCTACCTGAGATGAATGACCCTTATGTCCTCTCCCCCGAGGATGATGATGACCATCAGAAAGACGGCAAGACCTACAG GTGCCGGATGTGCTCACTGACATTCTACTCAAAGTCGGAGATGCAGATCCACTCCAAGTCCCACACCGAGACCAAGCCCCACAAGTGCCCGCATTGCTCCAAGACCTTCGCCAACAGCTCCTATCTGGCCCAGCACATCCGTATCCACTCAGGGGCCAAGCCATACAGTTGTAACTTCTGTGAGAAATCGTTCCGCCAGCTCTCCCACCTTCAGCAGCACACCCG GATCCACTCCAAGATGCACACGGAGACCATCAAGCCTCACAAGTGCCCGCACTGCTCCAAGACCTTCGCCAACACTTCCTACCTGGCCCAGCACCTCCGAATCCACTCGGGGGCTAAGCCCTACAACTGTTCCTACTGCCAGAAGGCCTTCCGCCAGCTCTCCCACCTCCAGCAGCACACACG AATCCACACCGGTGATAGACCATACAAATGTGCACACCCAGGCTGTGAGAAAGCCTTTACACAGCTCTCCAATCTGCAG TCCCACAGACGGCAGCACAACAAAGATAAACCCTTCAAGTGCCATAACTGTCATCGGGCGTACACAGACGCAGCCTCACTTGAGGTACACCTATCTACGCACACGGTGAAGCATGCCAAGGTGTATACCTGCACCATCTGTAGCAGGGCATATACGTCG GAAACATACCTTATGAAACATATGCGCAAACACAACCCTCCTGATCTCCAGCAACAAGTGCAGGCAGCGGCGGCAGCGGCAGCAGTGGCCCAAGCCCAGGCTCAAGCCCAGGCTCAGGCCCAGGCTCAGGCTCAGGCTCAGGCTCAAGCTCAAGCTCAAGCCCAAGCCCAAGCCCAAGCCCAAGCCCAAGCCCAAGCTCAAGCTCAAGCTCAAGCCCAAGCCCAGGTCCAGGCCTCCCAAGCATCgcagccacagcagcagcagcagcagccacagcCACCACACTTCCAGTCCCCTGGGGCAACcccccagggtgggggtgggggggatagcAACCCAAACCCTCCACCCCAGTGTTCCTTTGACCTGACGCCCTATAAGACGGCGGAGCATCATAAGGACATCTGCCTCACTGTCACCACCAGCACCATCCAGGTGGAGCACCTGGCCAGCTCTTAG